A genomic region of Caenorhabditis elegans chromosome V contains the following coding sequences:
- the psme-4 gene encoding Proteasome activator complex subunit 4 (Confirmed by transcript evidence) produces the protein MSDSEDDLSSSGSVTEAEELDEDIDMEDLDTTELENLHSDEDCLEAEDADKKREKHFCKEIWQLKKLPYGAELEEQANQHFLMIKKGLAESILLNDAASGFCHWTMELDKYIDYYGRRFSKEEHIQLIKIFLPLVKKGAIFRNVKIAMRTLYTLLCKKDFLTRQDLVIEWRPLMELYVEVTFKNLEEDGLFLMPDGFRSDLHTLIFYARPYFSDESVQEVLDEVRPYMCIWDESCLRYWKLLDLFLCTAMPVERQLTHGCGIWFDEAWYWYEEISNNSLFETQAIKMFARLSVECPGHIDWTDKLDLIFSRLLRALRLGHVTGLCQIFNQEYGSIWLVFMMGTQSHEKLMSHLRDLFNQVESFMHPSNNGLHTQHIMVLLSKLLSNTILRLKRERSEKTQHRTRTLTPIPEHMRLTQAHLDELVNLMLPCLKLMAFTKSCKELVSPAFRSACLLCPKIILPIVLDMVYPALETLVEPHRLLQTLGTLLGVLIPLVKDEPDADGKTYRTHVITILNSLLPGLDCNDISKCMVTYQIIGVIVNMIPIVDCSEAVHTRCDLTEDEKELCSATANFDSIISMLMDRMFEMLIAVGQTASSTSTHGSIAAKTGNNIEDQIFHRGTLSVFKGICRNSSTELFNIAVNKLYNVACEHVFDSRIANDVIGDMMQVACKFHPEIAFQKFFKLIISKLQGCITPEFYTDEKVEFGTLWWISIASRMIKVHPKLLLDNWHLVETLMDLVMPLKKCTTATEKALNVLDNVLDQLTSIQINSLVERRKMYDLPTDQFLAIRHWAAPVEKKNWNPEWIIPTQESIDRATQLLRTWLVPTIDALNAPNGIPKKEILHRLYLIRSALLGACFSLPLLEGTILPLCDSHIINPENELVTVVKPKGTPEISIDGKNVRQMALDCTIGLIDWLLEHSPDDVKSIQEAISILRGLPMNRGYTKELYNTSSTSYRVTKTMLCDKLAGNRSNIEMIVEEYVMLLHRKRLAQTQGWHYNEQHKRIQDTLLKVATSTYSENRAKAQNILLGKLREHPYSYKHIVNDILEFLQPGNDVTHEQLKGALYLLIDGKKQSLMLRMEFEQQYKIWPALIKVQHSEKPTIIALLETAQNMIVDNYESYRLKYEWEPANVEAAWKLLKAADETSPLYDADMLQGPSTAELEKYKNLLTEKYEKSKSNYFLLIEQLFTLANDPTLHWRPLDMAYSMLSMQVRRDCPLPDNVVKMFVRLLINDTVKTRRIASAVVASWLKMTKPKAVKREYVIPYKAPNTAIGAKHPIPYGFRTDNRCMMYEEEKLPKTDEEWDSFQFCSKQHWGIYTWPAKLITYAPLKEQTAIDRSYEQFSEVEKYIVDMFQDEKFMTRLRELFSIEMKKEDEVFNAVHFSLFQGLFRCYGDVLTHAFRTQLEILLASSKEYEQKLAAEITAGLMNGSKLWRYEKQRKMWNWLDPMLTKTFELMKEDGLRNWGVAIATVCGCSEARMLKPLIDLLFKLVERPTDNAYAASSRMFLIQSALCQFEWRGVELWNKLVEMMKGCLVQPFANLRDRVAISLVSATWYDLPAVGTDPSLPKRLQPPRIADISEQYKELLGSCWDEVRMIRESDTSNGTSSNINGSASLSVANHSGESMSHSASSASLAEVSEVKKQARLTLRAVISFVFNTCNQSYDAYPPTFIPMLPLWCHYSNDVGDEELQKTCAALCVGQMEANYISPENAPEVIRQFQQLLSSPCWWKSKVAALKMLRMLVFSNRFVFRIHRDDIGMILVNSLNDNQIEVRERATDALSTLLQAKFFETTPELVTKFSTAAHSKDQIQGHAGVLGLSAIVLAFPYSVPEFLPGVLMTICRFATDKSATIREAVKRTLSEFKRTHQDSWREHEQQFNEDQLMVLRDLLISPNYYV, from the exons atg AGCGACTCTGAGGACGACTTATCGTCGTCTGGATCTGTCACTGAAGCTGAAGAGCTCGATGAGGACATTGATATGGAGGATTTGGACACTACAGAACTTGAAAATCTCCACAGTGATG aagaCTGCCTAGAAGCAGAAGATGCAGATAAGAAACGAGAAAAACACTTCTGCAAAGAAATCTGGCAACTCAAAAAGTTACCGTATGGTGCTGAACTTGAAGAACAAGCCAATCAGCACTTTTTGATGATTAAAAAAGGACTAGCTGAGTCAATCTTACTGAACGATGCTGCATCAGGATTTTGCCACTGGACTATGGAACTGGACAAATATATCGATTATTACGGTCggagattttcaaaagaagaacACATTCAATTGATCAAAATATTTCTGCCATTGGTTAAAAAAGGAGCAATTTTCCGTaatgtgaaaattgcaatGCGAACTTTATATACACTTTTATGCAAGAAAGACTTCCTTACACGTCAAGATTTGGTCATCGAGTGGCGGCCACTGATGGAACTTTATGTGGAagtaacattcaaaaatttggaagaagatGGATTGTTCTTGATGCCCGATGGATTCCGGTCCGATCTTCACACGCTCATTTTCTATGCACGACCATATTTTTCCGACGAATCAGTCCAGGAGGTTCTTGATGAAGTTCGTCCGTACATGTGTATTTGGGATGAATCGTGCCTTCGTTACTGGAAATTATTGGATTTATTTTTGTGTACCGCTATGCCAGTGGAAAGGCAGCTTACTCACGGATGTGGCATTTGGTTCGACGAAGCATGGTACTGGTAtgaggaaatttcaaataattcactttttgaaacgcAAGCCATCAAAATGTTTGCCAGACTTTCAGTAGAATGTCCCGGTCATATTGATTGGACGGATAAGCTcgatttgatattttcacGGCTTTTGAGAGCATTGCGGCTTGGCCACGTCACTGGGCTTTGTCAGATTTTCAATCAAGAGTATGGATCTATTTGGCTAGTTTTCATGATGGGAACACAGTCACACGAGAAACTGATGAGCCATTTGCGAGATTTGTTCAATCAAGTTGAATCTTTCATGCATCCGTCGAATAATGGTCTTCATACACAACACATCATGGTTTTACTTTCAAAGCTTCTATCGAACACGATTCTTCGCTTGAAGCGTGAAAGATCAGAGAAAACTCAACATCGTACGCGAACTTTGACACCG attCCGGAACATATGCGTCTTACACAGGCACACCTTGACGAGCTTGTTAATCTGATGTTGCCGTGTCTCAAATTAATGGCATTCACAAAAAGCTGTAAAGAACTTGTCAGTCCAGCCTTTCGATCTGCTTGTCTTCTTTGCCCAAAGATAATTCTACCGATTGTTCTTGATATGGTTTACCCTGCTCTCGAAACACTTGTTGAGCCCCATCGTCTTCTTCAAACTTTAGGAACTCTCCTGGGAGTGCTCATTCCACTTGTAAAAGATGAACCAGATGCTGATGGAAAAACGTATCGAACGCATGTTATTACCATTCTCAATTCGTTGCTTCCTGGTCTCGATTGCAATGATATCAGCAAATGTATGGTAACGTATCAAATTATTGGAGTTATCGTGAATATGATTCCGATTGTCGACTGCTCAGAGGCTGTGCATACGCGATGTGATCTCACTGAAGATGAAAAGGAACTTTGTTCGGCCACAGCAAACTTTGATTCAATTATCTCGATGCTTATGGATCGAATGTTCGAAATGCTCATTGCAGTAGGTCAAACAGCCAGTTCAACAAGCACACACGGTTCAATTGCTGCCAAAACCGGAAATAATATTGAAGATCAAATCTTCCATCGTGGAACTCTATCGGTTTTTAAGGGAATCTGCCGAAATAGTAGTACCGAATTATTCAATATCGCTGTCAATAAGTTATATAATGTTGCTTGTGAACATGTATTCGACAGTCGAATTGCCAACGATGTTATTGGGGACATGATGCAAGTTGCTTGCAAGTTTCATCCAGAGATTGCATTCcagaaattcttcaaattgatTATTTCCAAGCTACAAGGATGTATTACGC CTGAATTCTACACTGACGAAAAAGTCGAGTTTGGAACGCTGTGGTGGATTTCTATCGCATCTCGAATGATAAAAGTTCATCCAAAATTACTGCTGGATAATTGGCATCTTGTCGAAACGCTGATGGATCTTGTGATGCCATTAAAGAAATGCACAACAGCCACCGAAAAAGCTCTGAATGTTCTCGATAATGTTCTGGACCAACTCACTTCGATTCAAATCAATTCGCTAGTGGAACGTCGAAAAATGTACGATCTACCGACCGACCAATTTCTCGCCATTCGTCATTGGGCAGCACCTGTGGAGAAGAAAAACTGGAATCCGGAATGGATAATTCCCACTCAAGAATCAATTGACAGAGCTACACAGCTTTTGAGAACTTGGTTGGTACCTACAATTGATGCGCTGAATGCACCAAATGGAATCCCCAAAAAGGAAATATTACATCGTCTCTATCTTATCAGAAGTGCTCTTCTAGGTGCTTGTTTCTCTTTGCCTCTTCTCGAAGGAACTATTCTTCCACTTTGTGATTCTCACATTATTAATCCTGAGAATGAATTAGTGACAGTTGTGAAGCCAAAAGGAACTCCTGAAATCTCAATTGACGGAAAAAATGTGCGACAAATGGCATTGGATTGTACAATCGGCCTCATTGACTGGTTATTAGAGCATTCACCGGACGACGTTAAATCAATTCAAGAAGCTATCTCGATACTTAGAGGTCTTCCTATGAATCGTGGATACACGAAGGAACTCTACAATACTTCCTCAACGAGTTACCGTGTTACAAAAACAATGTTGTGCGACAAATTGGCTGGAAATCGAAGCAATATTGAAATGATCGTAGAGGAATATGTAATGTTGTTGCATCGAAAGCGTCTTGCTCAAACTCAGGGATGGCATTATAACGAGCAACACAAGAGAATTCAAGATACCCTGTTGAAAGTTGCGACCAGTACGTACAGTGAG aatcgaGCCAAGGCGCAGAATATTCTGCTGGGAAAGCTTCGCGAACATCCATACTCCTATAAACACATTGTTAACGATATTCTGGAGTTTCTTCAGCCCGGCAATGATGTTACTCACGAACAACTTAAAGGAGCTCTGTATCTTCTGATCGATGGAAAAAAGCAGTCACTAATGCTTCGCATGGAATTCGAACAACAGTATAAAATTTGGCCAGCGCTCATTAAAGTTCAACACAGTGAAAAACCCACAATAATTGCTCTCCTCGAAACTGCTCAAAATATGATCGTCGATAATTATGAAAGTTATCGGCTAAAATATGAATGGGAACCAGCAAATGTGGAAGCTGCATGGAAGTTGCTGAAAGCTGCCGATGAAACATCTCCCTTGTACGATGCAGACATGCTTCAAGGACCATCAACAGCTGAGTTGGAGAAATACAAGAATTtgttaactgaaaaatatgaaaagtcaAAGTCAAATTATTTCTTACTGATTGAACAACTATTCACTCTAGCCAACGATCCAACTCTTCATTGGCGTCCTCTTGACATGGCCTATTCTATGCTTTCAATGCAAGTAAGACGAGATTGCCCATTACCGGACAATGTCGTGAAGATGTTCGTTCGTCTTCTCATTAATGATACTGTGAAGACGAGACGAATTGCATCAGCTGTGGTTGCTTCATGGCTAAAGATGACAAAACCAAAAGCTGTGAAGCGCGAATATGTGATTCCTTATAAAGCACCGAACACAGCGATTGGAGCCAAACATCCTATTCCATACGGATTCAGAACAGACAACAGGTGCATGATGTATGAGGAAGAAAAACTGCCAAAGACTGACGAAGAATGGGACTCATTCCAGTTCTGTAGCAAGCAACATTGGGGAATCTACACATGGCCGGCAAAGCTGATCACCTATGCACCATTGAAAGAACAGACGGCGATTGACAGAAGTTACGAACAATTCAGTGAAGTCGAAAAGTACATTGTGGATATGTTCCAAGATGAAAAGTTTATGACACGGCTCCGTGAACTGTTCTCCATTGAAATGAAGAAAGAAGACGAAGTGTTCAATGCGgttcatttttcattgttcCAAGGATTATTCCGATGTTATGGAGATGTATTGACACATGCATTCCGCACGCAGCTTGAGATTCTTCTAGCCAGCTCCAAGGAATACGAACAAAAGTTAGCAGCAGAGATTACGGCTGGTTTGATGAATGGCTCGAAGTTGTGGAGGTACGAAAAGCagagaaaaatgtggaattgGCTCGACCCGATGCTCACGAAAACATTTGAACTGATGAAAGAAGACGGCTTACGAAATTGGGGAGTGGCTATCGCTACAGTATGTGGATGCTCAGAGGCACGTATGCTGAAACCTCTTATCGATTTGTTGTTCAAGCTGGTGGAAAGGCCAACAGATAATGCTTATGCTGCTAGCAGCAGAATGTTCTTAATACAATCGGCTCTCTGTCAATTTGAATGGAGAGGTGTTGAACTGTGGAACAAGCTGGTAGAAATGATGAAAGGATGTCTTGTACAGCCGTTCGCGAATTTGAGAGACCGTGTCGCAAT TTCCCTCGTGTCCGCCACTTGGTACGACCTTCCAGCTGTTGGTACGGATCCTTCTCTTCCTAAACGATTGCAACCTCCAAGAATTGCGGATATCTCTGAACAATACAAAGAACTACTTGGAAGCTGCTGGGACGAGGTGCGAATGATCCGTGAATCTGATACCAGCAACGGAACCAGCTCTAACATCAATGGATCAGCTTCTCTATCAGTTGCAAATCATTCTGGCGAATCTATGAGCCACTCAGCTTCAAGTGCATCTCTCGCTGAAGTCTCCGAAGTGAAGAAACAAGCTCGTCTTACACTCCGAGCCGTCATTTCCTTTGTCTTCAATACATGTAACCAATCTTATGATGCCTATCCACCAACGTTCATTCCAATGTTACCTCTCTGGTGTCATTATTCAAACGATGTTGGAGATGAGGAACTACAAAAGACATGTGCTGCTCTATGTGTTGGACAAATGGAGGCCAACTACATTTCTCCGGAAAATGCGCCAGAAGTTATTCGACAATTCCAACAACTTCTTTCGTCTCCCTGTTGGTGGAAATCAAAGGTTGCTGCCTTGAAAATGCTCCGAATGCTTGTGTTCTCCAACAGATTTGTATTCAGGATCCATCGTGATGATATCG gtatgATCCTCGTCAACTCACTCAATGACAATCAAATCGAAGTTCGTGAAAGAGCGACAGATGCCCTAAGTACACTTCTTCAAGCTAAATTCTTCGAGACAACACCAGAACTTGTTACCAAATTCAGTACAGCTGCCCATTCAAAAGATCAAATTCAAGGGCATGCTGGTGTTCTCGGATTGTCAGCTATTGTGCTAGCTTTTCCATACTCTGTTCCAGAGTTTCTCCCGGGAGTCCTAATGActatttgtcggtttgccacTGACAAGAGTGCCACAATACGG gaagctGTAAAACGTACTCTTTCGGAGTTCAAACGTACTCATCAAGATTCGTGGCGTGAGCATGAGCAACAATTCAACGAGGATCAACTCATGGTGCTCCGAGATTTGCTCATTTCTCCCAATTACTATGTCTAG